The DNA window AGCGCGGGCGCGGCGAAGCGGAACACCTGCCAGAAGGGAAAGTTCCACGGCATCACCGCGAGCACGGGTCCGAGGGGGTCGAAGCGGACGTAGCTCCGCGAGGCGTCCGTCTGGCGCGGTTGCTCGGCGAGCAAGGCCTCGCCGTGCTCCGCGTAGTACTCGCAAACCCAGGCGCACTTGTCCACTTCCGCCTCGGCCTGGACGATCGGCTTGCCCATCTCGAGCGTCATGGCGCGCGCGTACTCGGCTTTGCGGGCGCGCAGGACGCGCGCGGCTTCCTGCAACCGCTGCGCCCGCCGGGCGAAGGGCGCCGTCCGCCACTCGACGAACGCCGCGTGCGCTGACGCGAGCGTGCGCTCGAGCTCCTGGCCGGAGGTCTCGTCGAACGTTTCGAGGATCTCGCCGGTGGCGGGATTGACGGACTGAAGGCTCATTGGGTCCTCCTCACGGGCACGGCGCTCAGGAAGGCGCTGACGGCGGGGTCCGAATAGGCGCCATAGGCATCGACCAATGTCCCCCGCATTCCGCCTTCCGCTTCGATCGCGTACACGATCGCCATGTCATCTGGGTCGGAGACTCCCTCGAAGCGATGGTACTCGCGGATGACCACGTCCTCTGGCCGAAGTGTCTTCCCCGTCTCGACGACTCGAAGCCGGTTCCCTTCCACCGAAAGGTTCTGGGTGAAACCCCGCCGTGCGAGATCTTGGAGAGCACCGGCGAGTGTCTGCTCGTCCATGTCAGCTGATTGTCCCACCGACGCCAACCCCGGTGGGTTCAAACATGGCCGCTTGCGGTCCACCGGCATCTTGCCTATCGTCATCACTCGATGGCCATCGGAACGCGGGTGCCGGATACGGGCCTCACCGTGCGGCAGTACTACATCATGGTGGGGCTGGGCGCCTTCGTCACCACCCTCGCTCAGCCTGGCGTCATCGGACGGCTCCCGCTCCAGCTCCTCCTGAAGAACCAGCTTCACTTCAACGCGCAGACCCTCGCGGCCTTCATGCTCGTCGCGACCTTCGCGTGGAACGTGAAGCCGCTCGCCGGCATCCTGTCCGACGCGTTCCCCCTATTCGGCACACGCCGGCGGCACTACATGCTGCTCGGCGCCGGCATGGCGGCGCTCTGCTGGTTCCTGCTGGGCGTGGTGCCGAAAGCCCACGGGCCGCTCCTGCTCGCCGCGTTCGGGGTCAACGCCTCCCTGGTCATCGCCAGCACCGTGATGGGCGGTCTCATGGTGGAGGCCGGGCGGAAGTACGGCATCTCCGGGCGCGTGACCTCCCTCCGTCAGGCGCTCCAGAGCATCGTGTCGCTGAGCAACGGGATTCTCGGCGGGTATCTCGCCGCCGTCGCGTTCGGGTGGACGGTCGGCATCGCGACGGCGCTGCTCGTCGTCCTCACGCTCGCGACGTTGTTCGTGTTGACCGAGCGGCCCGCGGCCGCCCGCGACCGGGAGGTGCTGCGCAACGCGGGCCGCCAGCTCGTGACGCTCGTGAGGTCGAGGACGCTCTGGGCGGCGGGCGGCTTTCTGGCCCTCGTCTACATCACGCCGGGCTTCACGACGCCCCTCCTTTACCTGCAGACCGACACGCTCCAGTTCGGCACGCGGTACATCGGCCTGATGGAGACCATCGAGGGCGCGGCCGGACTCGTCGGCGCCGCGTTCTACGGGATCGTCTGCCGCAAGTTGAGGCTCCGACAGTTCCTGACCGCGGCGATCGCCACGAACGCGCTCGCGACGCTCCTGTACCTGCACTACGGCCGTGGCAGCGCCCCGCTGATCCACGCGA is part of the Candidatus Methylomirabilota bacterium genome and encodes:
- a CDS encoding phosphoribosylpyrophosphate synthetase gives rise to the protein MDEQTLAGALQDLARRGFTQNLSVEGNRLRVVETGKTLRPEDVVIREYHRFEGVSDPDDMAIVYAIEAEGGMRGTLVDAYGAYSDPAVSAFLSAVPVRRTQ
- a CDS encoding MFS transporter codes for the protein MAIGTRVPDTGLTVRQYYIMVGLGAFVTTLAQPGVIGRLPLQLLLKNQLHFNAQTLAAFMLVATFAWNVKPLAGILSDAFPLFGTRRRHYMLLGAGMAALCWFLLGVVPKAHGPLLLAAFGVNASLVIASTVMGGLMVEAGRKYGISGRVTSLRQALQSIVSLSNGILGGYLAAVAFGWTVGIATALLVVLTLATLFVLTERPAAARDREVLRNAGRQLVTLVRSRTLWAAGGFLALVYITPGFTTPLLYLQTDTLQFGTRYIGLMETIEGAAGLVGAAFYGIVCRKLRLRQFLTAAIATNALATLLYLHYGRGSAPLIHAIVGFAVICSELALMDLAVRSTPPGCESLGFALMMSARNFALGGSDLMGSWLIDSRGWAFHQLVWLNSGTTALVLLFIPFLPGVIVNRKEGEGAPRV